In Thermomicrobiales bacterium, the DNA window GGGGTGCGTATCAGTTTCTTCACGCTCTCTGCGCTCACTCACGACCTCTCAGTGATGATCCGCCGAAAGGTCGATGTTGTGCTGAAGCGTGGACTGAATCCGAGCATTCGTGTTGACGTTTTGGAACGGACCAAGATTGTATTTGCTGCTGCCGCTATCGGTTGCGATTGAGCTGATCGGGGCAGTCATGAATCGCGAGCGACTTCTACGA includes these proteins:
- a CDS encoding nucleotidyltransferase domain-containing protein codes for the protein MQIRDRLDIPHDQLAEICRHYYVRELALFGSVLRDDSDIDVPVEFEPGVRISFFTLSALTHDLSVMIRRKVDVVLKRGLNPSIRVDVLERTKIVFAAAAIGCD